catacgtctgatttggagttcaataacatgttcaaatttaagtttgattttcgaattttaaaattagggtttataacccgtatgaatgttcttaattgaaatttgggggtttcttattctgtgatagattgatgttgtgttatagtgggttgtgttctctgtgaaattagcaatccagtcgtataagtttcatgaaccaatgaggtctgtagagaagggagttgtgttttgaatatttttgatgttcgccggaaaccggcgatgttcttggccaatttccggccaaaacatgaatgattataatgatttgattgcatgaatatgttcctggtgaggtgtagttgtgatctggacagtttggcggcctgaggtggccggaatcgtgttctccggccacactccggcgaagtcgacggcggagttggtaaaattgcaaacaggcccctgtagttttaaaaacgatgcagttaggtccctgaagtttccagactttgcaaaaataggattcctgttttaaaaatgtttaaaaatcatatttcccatttatttttattataaaaattcgtttttaatttctgaaaattctaaaaattattattttaattccaaaaattatttttaattcacaaataaatctgaattaattagttaattaatttcagttaatttttaattgattaattagtcaattaattcgaaaattaattgattaattgatttaattaaattttaattgatttttaattaattatttaattagatttaattattaaaaatgatttaaaaattctgaaaaatagtttcgagctttaaaatattattctaaattattttcaaggctcgataattattctaaaattgtttcggagccagaattggccaaccgaaccctgtttattaacccgaaattgatccaacgacccgttttaattccgaaaaatgttttaaaaattattttaaatacccgaaagcacatttatgacccgagacttctttataaatgatatgtcattgattacgtgatgtattatgtgttatacttgacctgttgtttgactatcggtctatatattcggtgtttacttcgttattgcatagatttcaatccgttaatcggatttgggtaaaacgaagggtagatagaagtgtgtattgaatagaactctatgagttgatgattgatagatacttatgatatgtgagcagaaaaggcaagacgtaggaaaggaaaacagatagttgaagagtaagacggttgtgattggaagtcagtgcagagtagtaagctaataccaggcaagtgttctgaactttctcgagacattgtaattcttgatagtcttgttgacattgcaagtgctttgaagcacggaaacctaaaccctgatttcagttattgttcttgagccatgaaccatattctttctaagccattgattattgtaaacccaaactcgaacctcaagtatacgatactattccataaatacatgcaaacaaaatcccaaacactgaactgaattacttgtacattcaaccattgtatcctatgctttgagagcccaaatctttgaaaccctgaaatattgattcttttgttatccaattctttcattacccagcgttcaagcttttaaactacttatttgatccttacaaagattgaaaacctttcattgttaaacactcattgttgttaatgattttggttattgtttattattgcatattctgttattatgttagaattggattgtttttataaatttgtggaccagattcgtggtcagaccatataatggtcaagttaggccaatgtgtgcctttgatccagtagttagagcaatgctgtgtgccttactcggggttagtgtgtgactgatcagcagcctaaccttggcttttaaattaaaagtataatatccaattctaaatcataatccaatgttcacttgatatcataatcatagtcacctgatgatcattattctcagttttgtcattttgacttgctgagctagttagctcatttgtgcgatgttgtttatattctttccagttaaaaaggaaccagttggtagcgaggatccccagtccagcgcgagagctaggggttcaggttgaggaagctgagctagtaggcttcttttgggataatttaagtttgtaaaagtttgtattaatgtttgatactcagtgtgagtttgaaatagttgggatttgaatggtttgtaatatattagtgtatttggcttgtgtgcatactttaacctgttgcggtccgtggtagttgataagtagggtcactgcatatattattattatctttattattgttataagcaggttataattaaggtgtgtgtgtggaccccaaacttctgacccgggtttggagggcaccacagtCACAGGTATTTCTGAACCATCAACCTCACAACCTTCAACTTCCCAAACTCAACAACCACACATTCTATCTCAGTGGCTGCAAGAATCTTACTCTCAACcaacttctgtagatgatctactagtggagcagatttctggactagccaacatctcacagcatcttTTGAATTCAAATATAAACAACCAGGATTATCAATCTATCATGCTTGCttacaatgaagaggttgaggagaaaaaggagaaaattgtcaatgatgctgagcaagatgggaatgtggatgcatggctgtctgatGATTTTGCCTTGGAAATGGATCAAATATTGGCCAGATTCAGAGAAGAATACATTATTATTCTGGGAAGAAATGTAAAAGACTTGAGTCCACAAGCTGtttatgatgccattacagattTATACAAggctcagctcaaagcatttcatctgtttggtaagactcttgaaatcaagcttacTGGTCATGAAGATAGATTCAGAAAACTGGTGAATGAGAAGATAGACAAGATTATACCATCTCAAGAACAAATCTCTACTAAATTCAAGCATTTTAAtgagcaaatggctaggatggatcttgTTTCTATTGAAaaagaagtcaaaaatctcaaactatCTTTCATCAATCTCAACACACTGATCCAAcaacaaattactcactcaaatgacaccaaggtcaagctggatcaacttcaccagagaAGATATGAGCCATCAGCTTTGCTTATGGAAGGCATTAAACAGGCTATAGATGAAATATTTGGTACATCTACAAGCTCTTTTCAGCCTGGCTCCATCTCCACAAACCTATAAATCCAAATCTGCAAGGCCAAGTCTTAGCactgcaagactccaactcttctctcactaTACAAGTTCAAGCCTTCACATCTCTTGTCcagagccaacaaacagatattcaaaccctggtggactctcataagcatcttAAAATGCATAACTCTATAGCTTTGAGAGCTATCATGggcaaactcaacataccactaccttatctacctgaacaggtaaggcctgaaatccctactcccctcctcatgcctgtcaacaagactaaggggaagatagaggctagattggcatagtcaaggtcatctcaacaacaAGTCCAGGGTACTGAAAAGATCTTAAGTCAAGAagttgatattggaatggagagaCTTTTTAAAGCAGCTGAGGGTCCCAGTTTAAGAAGGGAGTTTGATGAATTGTTAAAGGCACTCAGGACTTCTCTCAATGATAATTTCTTCACCTACAAGAAAGCCTTGGACAGGACAATAAACTcaataagggtgatcttggtgacaAGAGATAACttcaaggaaagaaggatagtggtcaacatcaatgactcaggggtagacagatttatgcaggtgtccctcaattgtCTTATCTgtaggagggcatctgagttaaatattctgataaacaaagtcagagtagtgattcatgaagacactctcttgctaacagaattgaagaattCACAAGTGGCTGCTTTCCCAGAAGCCTATCTACAGCCTAGCAAAGGAGTGGCATACATTTGTCCTACTACCAAacacttcaaacacttccaagttcctaaacagtgtgtcatggccaacaagaagcttatcatgactCTTGAAACTGAGCTGAAATAAAAAAGTAACAAAactgttgaagatgaagagatgataaagctgttgAGAAGATCTTGAATAATGTAAAAGCCaacttgcctaaaactcaaatcaacaaggatgatttggatgatgatgagaagaagaaagatgatcaaaatccttctggctcaaatccaagtcagtccactaagccatctggcagcaagagtggtgagaagaagaaggaggacGAGAAGAAGAGAAATGATGAGAGAAGAAGTAAAAGAAGGCATGATAGCTCAGAATCACACCAATCTTTAAAAATCCAAACAGTCCAAGCGCAACCTTTATCTCAACCTTTAAAATCAAccatctcaaacatcaaaccttCCCAAACATCTAAGTCAAGATTCTCATACAAACAAACAGCCAACTcattcctaaaaattccaatcaccacaagccagacaaatctcaagaaaatcacaacctAACCCTTAACCAAGCCTTTACTTAAAGTCAATCtcaaatctgttggaagaaagCCTAAAAAAGTCAAACTCATAAAGAAaggagaagtcactgaaagggccatctggaactatttcaagcaatctgactttttacctctaaattggtgcatctcagatgaagaccattttcAATAACTTGCTGAGAAAATAGTCAAAGTCTGGATTGTATCTCTtagggaagttagaattttctatgaagattgttccttcacatttcttggcagcaaattaatggactctctttcaaccacagaaattaagagaataataagcttgctaaaggacaaggatactacTACAATGTcatggagatcagttctagctgaatggttgattgaaagggaggaaacaaagaaaagagatgaggctgaagctgaagctgaagagagaaggagaaagtatgatgaagaaatagatatgtatataaaaagatcagaagagctaAAGACCAAAGGAATGACCATAATCTCTaaagatgggaaatttctaaacattaaagctggtggattctcaaagtTTAGAATAGATTTGCTAGACAGTGGTTACCCCAaggtagcaagacaaaaacttgtagaagctctaagtggaacacctatcatagaagaacttgaaattctagatcacttgaaggatgttcttagggaagaagcagatacaaaaactgtctttacctgatacttgtaactATTGAACCTTgtaaatcttatgttgtacaaaagttgtaattctatcaagctttgtgtattaattttattttccatcattttaaacttggggttagtcttgttaacaagcatgaatttgtgttaagcaatcttctcacaaattgggggagattgttgtgcaagacatgcgtgtaccttaacaagactaagacaatttgtccATTCCAAGTAAGTTGTATTtttatctaaatttatattttgtacttgtaacactttaagtctgtaaaaatatcaaagGAGCTGATaggatatatatttatatatattatatgattttattcctaatatttgttatattttgcatttatttggatttttattaattagattttaattttttattgtaGGAAGCAAGGAAATCCTAAACTTGGATGGATTGGAGAATTAGAGTTTAATTTGGAGATTTATTAGAAGGAAATTCGGATTTGTTGGACTGCATGTGCGCAATTCACTGTTTgggccatatcttgagttctagAAGTCGGAATTGGACGATTTAACAGCCCACACGAAGCTAACAAAATTATCTTTAATTCTACAAAGATCCAAGTATCAAATTACAACTGGAGCGGCCTAAAATTATTGGAGAAAAGTCAGCTCCGAATTTTCCTTTAGAAACCCAATCAATTTAGGAATCGTACTTGTATATTCCTAGAAGAATTAAAAGACTTATATTAGATACATATATACTTATACAGAGGGAGGAGATCATTACTTTTCTTCTTGTAAAAAAGATTGAAGGTTTTCTTCTCTATTCTCattaatattaattatgtgtTCTTATTATATTATGTATTTTGTTAATCTAGTTATGTATGAGTAGATTTTTAAATCTAGGGTTAAGTTGAACCCTAGTTATGATTGATGCATGATTTTCCCAATCCCCCCAATTTAGTTATATTACATGCTCTTGCTTATTGAGTTGTGCTTAATTAATAATTACATGTCAGACGTGATTATGTGTATTGATTGAACCCAATATCTATTTATCAGCGAAAGTTGTATTTAGGTGGTTGTGATTTATCCAATAAGGACGTGAACTTCTCCATGAAAATAGGTAGAACGGATTATTAGGAATTTAGGATGATGTGTTTAATGTCTCTAAATTGCATGATACCATGAAAATAGGCTTGATTGTATTATAGAGAAGCCATTAATACTCGAGAGAGGTTATTGGTCTTTTATAGGGCGCGTCTTTCCTCTTGAGTTgtatatgattgatttggggtggGAAATCATAATTGCATTGATTCATGCTAGTGGGGATACTTAACTCTGGATGTTTTTAGTTATTTGATTCATATACAACGTATTTGCTTTAGTataattttagttaattaatcTCTCAATTTTTATTATGTTACTTGCTTAGTTAAATCGTGTCAAAAATTACTAGTGATTGGTACATTTGTCTCTATGGGATCGACTCTGACTTACCCTACTACATAGTTAGAAGGATTTGTTAGGAACTATTATTTGATAGGCAGGCGACAACCTTGTCAAatttttggcgccactgccggTGACAAAGCGGTATTAGATTAGTAAATTTTTGAGTTAGTTTAGCTAAGTCTTTTAGTTGTGTGCTTCGGATATTATTCTCTTGTTATTTGATACTGGTTTCTAGTTTTCTTGTTGCATGCAAACCCGAAGTTCAGGTACAGAAAACTTGATTGCTTTTGATTCTGAAATTGAAGCTACAGCAAGAAGACAAGCAGGTGCACGAAGAAAATAAAAAGACAACGAAGTTATGGGTGAACCAGCTAAAGCTCTCAATGAGCAGGGCATGCTAGATACTAAGGACGTACTCTCCAGTATTCTCAGACCAACAGTCACTGCTACCCACTTTGAAATCAAGCCTCAGTTCATCCAATTTATCTCCAATGATTCTTTCGCAGGATTGTCCACTGAAAATCCTGTTGATCATCTTGAGAATTTTCTGGAGAAGTGTGATACAATAAAGTTGACTACAGTTAGTGATGATGCGATAAAGCTGCGATTATTTCCAAGCTCTCTTTGAGATGCAGCAAAAGATTGGTTGAAAGATGAAGTGCCAAACAAGTTCACTACTTGGGATGGTTTAGCAAAGGCCTTTCTACTCAAATTTTTCAGTCATAAGAAGACTGCAAAGCTCAGAAACGACATATCTAACTTTCATCAAGATGATGAGGAGTCTCTTCATGATGCATGGAAAAGATATAAAAGGCTTCAGAGATAATGTGCTCACCATGGCATTCCTGACTGGTTGTTGATCCAGAAATTCTACAATGGGTTAACACAAGAATTCCGAATTTTTGTTGATGCTGCTTCTGGTGGATCTATTATGAAGAAGAACACTGAGGATGCGAAAGCTTTATTAGACGATATGGCGTCCAATGATAACTATCCATATAGTGACAGAAATCATCCTAAGAAGGGAGGTAAGTATGATGTTGATACTCTAACCATGTTGAATACTACTATGCGGGCAATGGTTAAGAAGATTGAGCAATTGGATTCTAGAACTTCATCTATAGTTGCCTCATGTGATATTTGTGGTATAGTTGGACACACTCAAAATATTTGTCAGTTCAATCCCTCTGGATTAGCAATGGAACAAGCAAATGTCCTTTACAACCAAAATTAAAGGCAATAATATAATACTTACTCTAACACGTACAATCCAGGTTGGAGAGATCATCCTAATTTCTCCTACAGAAATACTCAGGCTCAAGCTCAACTTCCACCAACTCAGCCATAAGAAtctaacttggaaaatcttttgGAAGGATTTATCTCTACACAGTTAAAAAAAATGAAGAATTTGATGTAAGTATCAATGAGATGAAGGCTCACAATAAATTGAAGGAGAATTCAATTACTCAAATTGCTCAGCAGTTGAGCCGACTTAACAAGTCTTCAGGCCAACTTCCTGGCCAAACTGAGCAACCACCAATGGGCCATATCAATGTTA
The sequence above is drawn from the Apium graveolens cultivar Ventura chromosome 2, ASM990537v1, whole genome shotgun sequence genome and encodes:
- the LOC141687346 gene encoding uncharacterized protein LOC141687346, producing the protein MGEPAKALNEQGMLDTKDVLSSILRPTVTATHFEIKPQFIQFISNDSFAGLSTENPVDHLENFLEKCDTIKLTTKFYNGLTQEFRIFVDAASGGSIMKKNTEDAKALLDDMASNDNYPYSDRNHPKKGGKYDVDTLTMLNTTMRAMVKKIEQLDSRTSSIVASCDICGIVGHTQNICQFNPSGLAMEQANVLYNQN